A region of Ferruginibacter albus DNA encodes the following proteins:
- a CDS encoding T9SS type A sorting domain-containing protein: MKSFTHLVCSKQIKILTALTLLLSVSSIAQRNYTIAYSDNIKGSAAMFGNTLMAIYKSDNTTVDTAKMNATRSNGGSNSGNDNSNMLVIDVDGNSGAGSATTNSSSADLSLPAGTNNIKFARLYWGGRVTQNTADITDTANQKIKIKYATNAGYYQYKADHMDYVAGSGSNPLYTYQAYVDITALVQTNGSGTYTVGNIPLSQGDNVSGGAYGGWCVVVAYENTTAYTYYNSVRVYDGFMQVFNGGSPTSTSVTLSGLNVPSGSLSLTDAKMGVLSWEGDANLTGDSLRVNQHYISNTFNPSNNIFNGSITDNGAFVHTKNPDYFNQMALDIDQFYVGTGFDIHPNDQSVTLAFRTESDQYYPGMFTFVIKTKDPNPYLDKTVSDSNNNHIAQAGEALTYTLKGKNTGVGNANLTVITDTLPSTVTYIPGTLQMNFSPGLSAGALTDASGDDQAEYIVSGSYKIVRFRVGSGATKSVGGTLADNDSFNVQFKVRVNIPSGGASVPPIVNVARVVAYSDANVQSIDDGTAIIDPQGGPLPVSLTNFMVSLSGDKTIIDWTTSLENNCKQYFVQRSEDGKTFGTVATIAGNGTTAIQHTYTATDDVADAKDAVVYYRLAQVDADGKVNYSRIIAVKLNNVSSGFAVSPNPFTSYVNISLSTTKSEIATAKVLDVTGRVLSSRNIQLSKGTNYISIDELSSLPRGNYAIQLISSQGSMIKKVTKQ; this comes from the coding sequence ATGAAAAGTTTTACCCACTTAGTTTGCTCTAAGCAAATTAAAATTTTAACCGCACTCACTTTGCTGTTGTCTGTTTCATCTATAGCGCAGCGCAATTACACCATTGCTTATTCCGACAATATAAAAGGCTCCGCAGCCATGTTCGGTAATACCTTAATGGCAATTTACAAAAGTGATAATACTACCGTTGATACTGCCAAAATGAACGCAACCCGTTCCAATGGCGGAAGTAATTCAGGTAACGACAACTCTAATATGCTGGTAATTGATGTTGATGGAAACAGCGGCGCAGGTTCAGCTACTACCAATTCATCTTCTGCAGATCTATCTTTACCTGCAGGTACCAATAATATAAAATTTGCCCGTTTGTACTGGGGCGGTCGTGTTACTCAAAACACAGCCGATATAACAGATACAGCGAATCAAAAAATAAAAATAAAATATGCTACCAATGCCGGTTACTACCAATACAAAGCAGATCATATGGATTATGTTGCCGGTTCAGGAAGCAACCCTTTGTATACCTACCAGGCTTACGTAGATATCACTGCTTTAGTACAAACTAACGGTAGCGGTACCTATACAGTAGGTAATATTCCTCTTAGCCAGGGAGATAATGTATCAGGTGGTGCATACGGTGGCTGGTGTGTTGTAGTGGCTTATGAAAATACAACTGCATATACCTACTACAACAGTGTTCGTGTATACGATGGTTTTATGCAGGTATTCAACGGTGGTTCTCCTACTTCTACATCTGTAACATTATCAGGATTAAACGTTCCCTCCGGCTCTCTTAGCTTAACAGATGCTAAAATGGGTGTATTATCGTGGGAAGGTGATGCTAATTTAACAGGTGATTCTTTACGTGTTAACCAACATTATATTTCAAATACATTCAATCCTTCTAACAATATTTTTAATGGCAGCATAACTGATAACGGAGCTTTTGTACACACAAAAAATCCTGATTATTTTAATCAAATGGCGTTGGATATTGACCAGTTTTATGTAGGCACAGGTTTTGACATCCATCCAAACGACCAAAGTGTAACATTGGCTTTCAGAACAGAATCTGATCAATATTATCCCGGTATGTTCACTTTTGTAATTAAAACAAAAGATCCTAACCCATACTTAGATAAAACAGTATCTGATTCAAACAACAATCACATTGCTCAGGCGGGTGAAGCACTTACGTATACTTTAAAAGGTAAAAACACCGGTGTAGGTAACGCAAATCTTACTGTGATCACAGACACTTTGCCTAGCACAGTTACTTATATTCCCGGTACACTACAAATGAATTTTTCTCCGGGGCTTTCAGCAGGTGCGTTAACAGATGCATCGGGTGATGACCAGGCTGAATATATTGTGAGCGGATCTTACAAAATTGTTCGTTTTAGAGTAGGGAGCGGCGCTACCAAATCTGTTGGTGGTACTTTAGCCGATAACGATTCTTTCAATGTTCAATTCAAAGTAAGAGTAAATATTCCTTCAGGCGGAGCTTCTGTTCCTCCCATTGTGAACGTAGCAAGAGTAGTAGCTTATTCTGATGCCAACGTACAATCGATAGATGATGGTACTGCGATCATTGATCCACAAGGAGGTCCGTTACCGGTTAGCTTAACCAACTTTATGGTTTCATTGTCAGGAGACAAAACAATCATTGATTGGACAACATCTTTGGAAAATAATTGTAAACAATATTTTGTACAAAGAAGTGAAGATGGTAAAACATTTGGAACCGTTGCTACCATTGCAGGAAACGGAACAACTGCTATACAACATACTTATACTGCAACCGATGATGTTGCTGATGCAAAAGATGCTGTAGTGTATTATCGCCTGGCACAGGTTGATGCTGATGGAAAAGTAAACTACTCAAGAATTATAGCAGTTAAATTGAATAATGTATCAAGTGGTTTTGCAGTTTCTCCAAATCCATTTACAAGCTATGTTAACATCAGTCTTTCTACTACAAAGAGTGAGATAGCAACAGCAAAAGTATTGGATGTTACAGGCAGAGTGCTTAGCTCAAGAAACATTCAATTATCAAAAGGAACAAATTATATTTCAATAGACGAATTATCATCATTGCCTCGTGGAAATTATGCAATACAATTAATTTCATCGCAAGGAAGTATGATCAAGAAGGTAACAAAGCAATAA